From the genome of Mucilaginibacter paludis DSM 18603:
GGAATTACAAACACGCACTTTAGCGATAAACTGATATTAGGCGGCTACTTAAGCTACGCCTTTAAAGACCAAAAATTTAAATATAGCGGCTCCGTCGATTATATATTTTCGCGCAAGCCCTGGTCGCAGTTTGGGGTATCTTACCTGCACGATATTGGCCAAACCGGTTACCAATATGAGAGCTTTGCCATTAATGGGAACAATGTTTTTAACGCCTCTATTCGCAATGGGCAGATTAGTACACGGGGCCCCTTTTTTCAGAATGTGATTAAAGCTTACATCCAAACCGACTTGGTACCTAATTTAAGGGCAAGGCTAAATTTTACGCACAGCACGTTTGATCCGCTAACGCCTTTTGAATATCATGACCCGGAAGACTACGAGAAGGTATATCACACCTACCAAACATCGGAAGTGGGTGCCGAATTACAATGGAGGCCAGGGATCCGCTTACTGCAATCGTCCAAAATAAATAAACGGATTACCGTAGGCAACGGCGGTGATAACCCCACTGTTACTTTGCGGTACATCCACGGCTTTAAGGGAATGTTTGATGCCGATTTTAATTACGATAAGTTTTTTGTTAACGTGCAGCAAAAATTGCACATGGGTATTTTAGGGAAAGGCGAATATTCGCTTACGGGCGGATACATCCCCAGCAATGTGCCTTTTACACTGGTGGAGAATCATCGCTTCAGCTTTAACACCATGCGTTTCCTGGAGTTTGCCAGCGACAGGTATGCATCATTAACTTATACTCAGCACATGGAAGGCCTTATTACAAATAGTATTCCTTTATTAAAGTCATTGAATATTCGCACAGTTGCGGTAGTGGATATTTTGGAGGGCAGCCTTTCGACCATCAATAATGAGGCTTTTAGACATGGCCGAACTATAGTTGACAGAAGTTTGGGCGCGGTGCCCTATGTTGAGGCTGGCTACGGCGTTGAAAATATACTCAAAATTATTCGTGTCGACTTTTTATACCGGCTAACGCACCTCGACCACTTAAACGGGCGCGGCGAACTGCCGGACCAATTTGCCACCAGGGTAACTTTACAGTTCAGGCTTTAGTTTTCAGTTGAATTTAGTTATTGGTTATTAAGCTTAGGATATATTTCTTTTAAGTTGATATGAATGGATTACCTAATTAAGGGTTAGTCGCCTTGCATCTCCCTCATATCATTAAAACTGAAAGCCTTATTTGATGTTATTGAATTAGCCGGTAGAAAACCAAAGAACTATACGGTTGATAACATTATTATGAAGACCTATCAAACTACCATCAATCCGTCTGTACATCATCTTAGCCAGGTGATTAGCGAACTGCTTCCGGCAAAGTTTAACAGTAAAGTAAATAGGGATCACTTAATCCAGGTTATAGAAAACGGAAACGCTATCGAAATTGGGCTGGCTGCCCCTTACGAGGAATATTTATACAAAGTAGAAGTTGACGGCAACAACGTCAGGATCAGCAAGTCTGAACATTATACTGACGATGTTAATAGCCTGGCCATGGAGGATGTTTTGACGGATATCGTCATTGCATTTATCGGCAAAGAGCATATCGTGTCAATTGAGCCATCCACCAATTAAGGCCAGGCATATTGTATACCATCTAAATATCGGGGCAGAGCCAGTTGGCTGCGTTAAAAAATAAATTATCTATTTTCTGCTGTTGCCAAACACGAAGTAACTGCCCTGTTATCCATTGCCAAGCTCAATCTGTAAAAACCGGTTAATAAAAACCTGTTGAGCAAGCTATCGCTGTTACGCCATTCCACCATCGCAAACCAACACCTTGCCCGTTACATACGTGTTGGCAGCTAAAAATAAAATCGCGCTTGCAATATCTTCAGGCTGGGCAACCCTACCAAGTGGTATATGGGCCGCATAGTCGGCAAAGGTTTCCTTTTTAGTTTCGGCTGATAAGAAGTCCCACCATGGGGTGTCCACAATTCCCGGCGAGACTGCATTGATACGTAAGGGATGCAATTCTTTAGCTAATATAGGCACCATAATCTCTAAGGCGCCATTAACCGCACCTATGCCCGATGTTCCGGGTATTTTGGCTGTCCCGGTGATAGCCGTGAGCAAGGTGATACTTCCATTTGTTGACACCATGTAAGGCAGCGCAGCTTTTATAGTATTAAGATGCGACCAATATTTTTCTTCAAAGCCTTTGCGGATGTTATCCAGATCGAGCTCTTTAAAATTGCCCAAGCCTTTATTGCTCCCGAGGGCAATAACCAGATGGTTAACAATACCAATGTTTGAAAAAAAGTTATCTAACTGAGCGGGGCTGGTGCTGTCCACCTGAAAAGCTGGCAAGCCTAATTGCTCCGCCGCTTTTAATTTCAATAAATCCCTACCAGTTACAACAGTTGATGCTGATTGATCAGCAAACATCAGCGCTGTGGCTAAACCTATCCCAGAGGTACCGCCAGCAATAATTACCTTTTGATTTTTAAATGCCATATTAATTTGTTTGTATTGATATGGCAAATTTAAATGACCCGGCAAACCGGTTGATGTACCGCATTATGCCTTATATATACTCAATCCTGCTTGGAACGATAGTTATGCGGTGTTTGACGAGTAGCCGATTTAAAAAAGCGGTTAAAAGAGCCCGGATCGCTAAAATTCATCTGGTAAGCAATTTGAGCGACAGAACTATCGGTGTATTTTAATAGCGCTTTAGCTTCCTGGACCAACATTTCTTTGATATGATCTGATGCCGTCATCCCGGTTAGCCTTTTAATTGTCCTGTTCAGGTGGTTTGGGCTCACCGCGAGCATGTCCGAATAGTTACAAACCTGGCGCTTGGTAAGATAATGGATGCTAACCAGCTTTTTAAACCGCGATAAGAGGCTCTCTGCGCCCGAAACTTCTAACCCAATAGTTAGCTGTTGCCTTTCATAGCTTCTTTTGGCATTTAGCAGTAACAGGTATACATACATCTTAATCGCCTTTACCCGGCCTGTTTTACGGTGTTGCAATTCGTCATCAATTTTTAAAATCAGTTCTACAGTGGTTTTAATTTCTTCTTCAGCCAAAATAAAAACTGGCTTACCAGCTGTATGATAAAACGGAAACTCATCTGCTATTTTAACAGACGGTATAACATCGTTTAAAAAATCCGACTTAAATAAAATATAATACCCAAACGCATCGGGGCTGATGTTTCGTTTTGAAAATATTTGATTGGGATACGTAAAACAAATGGTATTGGGTTGATGCACATAGTGATCAAGACCGATTTGCATGTCGAGGGTGCCTTTTAAGGTTAAACTAATCCTGTAAAATTCAGACTTTAAAGGCCCCATAGATCTGATTAATCCATCGCTCGAATAAATCTCAAATCCTTCTATCACTTTGCTCTTTTCAATGTTATTATATCCAAAGATGGTGCTAACCTCAGCTTGCCGATGAACGGGATTGAAATTACTCAGGTTATATACCGGGATATGCTCTCTTTTACTTTGAACAGATTTTCGCTTGCTTACAGGCATCAGGTTAAATTTTACTTTTTATGTCAAAAGTTAAACATTTACTGAAGGCTGGGGCTTTCAGTAAAAATAAATATACTAAGTACATCATAATTAGTAGCAATAGCGGTTTACTTTGCCTGTATAACCATGGCTACAAGTATAACGCAAATGAGTATCGTGTTAGGCAAATTATCCACCTGCTTTTTAACTAAATAAAGCAACATGGTTCAAAAAACCCGGCCAAGATTAACTTACTATTACCATTAAGTTACCTGTGTTAAAAAACCGGTAAACTTCAGATTTACTTCAGATTGTCGTGGGTTTCTTTGCAGAAAATTAATCCCCTGATATGAAGTACAAGTACTTATTTTTTAAATTTACACTATTTTTATTACTGGGTGCACTATCCTTACCGGCAATAGCCCAAACTATAAAAGGTAAGGTAACCGATGCTGAAACCAAAGAACCCATGGTAGGCACAACGGTGTCATTAAAAGAAACAGGCAGAAGCCAGTATGTAAAACTCGATGGTTACTTCACCTTCAAAAATCTTAAACCGGGTGATTACACGCTTGAATTTCGTTTCGTATCCTACAAAACCAGGCTGGTAAAGGTAAACGTAACTAACCTGAAAACAACTACGCTAAACGTGGTTATGGAACCTACAACCAACGAGCTGAACTCGGTAAGTATTGTAGACAACGAAAGCGCCACCGACAGGCGCTCCAGAACCATCGAAAAAAATTCCAACCAATTGGTGAATGTTGTTTCGGCACGAAGCATCGAATTATCGCCGGATATTACGGTAGCCAATGTAATGCAACGGGTATCGGGCGTAACCATCGAGAGAAGTAACTCGGGCGAAGGCCGTTATCCCATCATTCGCGGTATGGACAAACGCTATATCAACACTTTGGTAAACGGCATCAAAATACCAAGCCCCGATAACAAAAACCGTTTTATACCGCTCGATCTTTTCCCTGCCGAACTGTTGGAGCGCCTTGAAGTGAGTAAAACCCTCACCCCATCAATGGAAGGAGATGCAATAGGCGGCACCATTAACCTGGTAATGAAGGATGCCCCATCCGCTACTTTATTACAGGCCAGCTTTTCTGCCGGGTATAATTCAGTTTTTGCAGGCAGGTATTTTGAACAGTTTGATCGGTCTACCATCAGCAAATTAGCACCTACTGAAATTAAAGGTAACAGCTACGCCGCTACAGCGGCTGACTTTCCGGTTAACAACCTTCATTTTTCAAATAAAGCCAACCCTATTAATATCAACTTTGGGGTAACCTTTGGCGATAGGTTGTTTAAAGATAAAAAGCTGGGCTTCATTGTTTCTACCAGTTACCAGGATAACTTCACGGGTAACAACTCAACCTTCTTTTTACCCAATGCATCACCAGGGGTAAACAATGTTCCAACGTTTTCTGATTTAGAAGCCAGAACATACTCGCAGGAAAGCCGCAGGATAGGAGTGAATAACAAATTTGACTACAAATTTAATAACCGCAATAAAATATCGTTAGTGAACGTTTTTGTTCGCCTGGATGATTATCAAACCCGCAGAATAAGCGATACCATATCCACTAACGCTTTGGTAGATGCTTTTTCAAGAAGCAGATGGCAGTATCAGTCGATCTATAACTCCACATTACAAGGTATTCACCAGCTTGATGATGCTTTGAAATTTGACTGGTCGGTAGCGTATTCGCAGGCCAACAACCATATCCCCGACCAAGCTGAGTTTGACCATGAATACCCTATTACACAAACAACTGTAAGCTCAGATAACTTACAAGGTATGTCTCGTATATGGACACATAACAGCGACCAGGACTACTCTGTATATTTAAACCTGACGGACAATTTTAAGCTTTTAAACCGCAAATTTGAACTTAAGCTTGGCGGTTTGGAACGCAACAAATCCCGCGATAGCTATTATAACAGTTATTCGTTAAGCCCTTACCTGGGTACCAGCAATAACCAGGTTTATACTACTATTGATGCGGCTAATTTTACATTTAAAACCACCGATAAGTCGCTTTTTGTGCCGGATGGTAACGATTACACCTTTAAAGAAAACATAGCGGCTGCCTACATACAAGGTAAATGGCAACTAACCGATAAATTAGAGGCACTTGGTGGCGTACGCGTGGAGTATACCAAACAAAACTATGCCACTCAGCTACCTGCTTCTGTTGATGCGGCAACCGGCATCATCAATTATACCGACTTTTTACCAACCGCACTATTGAAGTATGCCCTTAAAGACAACGAGAGCATCAGGCTATCGTACAACCGTGCATTAGCCAGACCGGCTTTTAGCGATATGATACCCGGCGGGCAGATGGGAGAAGTGTACCAGGAGCAAGGAAACCCCTTGCTAAACCATACCACGGCAGATAATCTTGATTTGCGTTATGATTTATTCCCCAAAAATGCCGACGAAATTTTATTAGGCGCGTTTTATAAAAAGATTTATAACCCCATTGAATACGAGGTATCCCCAAAGGGCACTACAGCTATTTTAATGCCCAAAAATGATGAAACAGATGCTACTAATTACGGCTTTGAGGCCGTATTTACCAAGTATTTTGGCCCCATGGGTGTGGTTGCCAACTATACTTACACCAAATCAAAAATCACCACAGCAAAGGTTTTCACCTACCGTAACGATGCCGGAATCATATCATCACGTGTTCAGGATGAAACCCACCCATTGCAGGGACAGTCTGACCACATAGCCAACATGTCTTTAATTTACCGTAATGCTAAACTGGGCCTCAATTTACAGGGAGCTTTTGTTTATACCGGTACACGGGTGGCTTTTGTTAATCCTGCTTATGGCCTTGATTATTACCAGGCACCAACCGAACAACTTGATTTTTCGGCCGAAAAAACGCTATGTAAAAAGTTTACATTTTTTGCTAAAGCCAATAACCTCACCAATACACCTTATGTATTAGAGCTTCACCAGTCGTATAACGCCTACCTGGCAAACGGCCAAAGGCCACTGGCATTACAAACGGATGTAAATAAGGTGATCACAGTTCAAAAAGACAGCTTTAAAGCCAACTACTTATTCGGTATACGTTACAAATTATAATATCATGAAGAAAACATTATACATAGTTATCAGCCTGCTTTTATCGGCATCAGTTTTTTACTCGTGTAAAAAAAATGCTGATTTTAGAAACTTATCTGCGGCGATAGTTCCTATTGCATCGCCAATAAGCAACAAGGGCTGCTTGGTTCCGGATCAGGGTGCTACGTCTGCTTCAATTAAAGGGACGATGCTGGCCGGGCAAACATACAATATCTGCGCTAACGTTTTAGTTAATGTAAACGATACCTTAATTATCCAGCCTGGTGTTAAAATTAACTTTACAGGCAACTACGGCATTGGCGTACATGGCACACTGATTAGTTTAGGCACTAAAGATGCACCGGTTTATTTTACCCATTTGGGCACGGTAAAAACTGATAACATTGGAAAAAATCCGGCTACAGATTCTGCTTATGCAGGAAAATGGAGCGGTATATTTGGCGCAGCCGATTGTAAAAAAATTATTTTAAAATGGACGCATATCGAGTTTGCAGGCGCTGCCACAAGCGGAGACATCAAAGTAATTTCAAGCAGCCCCTACCCTCTTTATTTTCAAAACCCTTACGGGATGGTTGTGTTGGAGGATTCGTGGATTTATGGAAGCTTTGATGATGCAGTACGTACTTTGGGTGGCAAGCTGGAGTTTTTTCGTAATACTTTCGAAAAATGCGGGTATACGGGTGGCGAAGCGCTCAATGCCAAAGCTGGCACCATTGGCGATTTTGCTTATAATGTTTGTATTGGCATAGCCACCAACGGCCCTAAAAATTCAAATATATCAGCCATTCCGGGCGTGCCCGGATCAAACATCCGGATGTACAACAACACCATTGTCAATTGCGGTTATCGCCGCTCGGCTGCAGGCCGTGGCGGGTCTATCAATTTTGAGCAGGGCGCCGCTGGCATGGCCTATAACAACATCATGGTAAACTGCAAATTTGGATTAAGGATAGTGCAAAACCCCATTGCCGACACGGCCAATATCAGGTACGGTTATAATTACACCTACGCCGATTCCTTAACTGTAGCAAACCA
Proteins encoded in this window:
- a CDS encoding SDR family oxidoreductase; the encoded protein is MAFKNQKVIIAGGTSGIGLATALMFADQSASTVVTGRDLLKLKAAEQLGLPAFQVDSTSPAQLDNFFSNIGIVNHLVIALGSNKGLGNFKELDLDNIRKGFEEKYWSHLNTIKAALPYMVSTNGSITLLTAITGTAKIPGTSGIGAVNGALEIMVPILAKELHPLRINAVSPGIVDTPWWDFLSAETKKETFADYAAHIPLGRVAQPEDIASAILFLAANTYVTGKVLVCDGGMA
- a CDS encoding TonB-dependent receptor; this encodes MKYKYLFFKFTLFLLLGALSLPAIAQTIKGKVTDAETKEPMVGTTVSLKETGRSQYVKLDGYFTFKNLKPGDYTLEFRFVSYKTRLVKVNVTNLKTTTLNVVMEPTTNELNSVSIVDNESATDRRSRTIEKNSNQLVNVVSARSIELSPDITVANVMQRVSGVTIERSNSGEGRYPIIRGMDKRYINTLVNGIKIPSPDNKNRFIPLDLFPAELLERLEVSKTLTPSMEGDAIGGTINLVMKDAPSATLLQASFSAGYNSVFAGRYFEQFDRSTISKLAPTEIKGNSYAATAADFPVNNLHFSNKANPININFGVTFGDRLFKDKKLGFIVSTSYQDNFTGNNSTFFLPNASPGVNNVPTFSDLEARTYSQESRRIGVNNKFDYKFNNRNKISLVNVFVRLDDYQTRRISDTISTNALVDAFSRSRWQYQSIYNSTLQGIHQLDDALKFDWSVAYSQANNHIPDQAEFDHEYPITQTTVSSDNLQGMSRIWTHNSDQDYSVYLNLTDNFKLLNRKFELKLGGLERNKSRDSYYNSYSLSPYLGTSNNQVYTTIDAANFTFKTTDKSLFVPDGNDYTFKENIAAAYIQGKWQLTDKLEALGGVRVEYTKQNYATQLPASVDAATGIINYTDFLPTALLKYALKDNESIRLSYNRALARPAFSDMIPGGQMGEVYQEQGNPLLNHTTADNLDLRYDLFPKNADEILLGAFYKKIYNPIEYEVSPKGTTAILMPKNDETDATNYGFEAVFTKYFGPMGVVANYTYTKSKITTAKVFTYRNDAGIISSRVQDETHPLQGQSDHIANMSLIYRNAKLGLNLQGAFVYTGTRVAFVNPAYGLDYYQAPTEQLDFSAEKTLCKKFTFFAKANNLTNTPYVLELHQSYNAYLANGQRPLALQTDVNKVITVQKDSFKANYLFGIRYKL
- a CDS encoding helix-turn-helix domain-containing protein, which gives rise to MPVSKRKSVQSKREHIPVYNLSNFNPVHRQAEVSTIFGYNNIEKSKVIEGFEIYSSDGLIRSMGPLKSEFYRISLTLKGTLDMQIGLDHYVHQPNTICFTYPNQIFSKRNISPDAFGYYILFKSDFLNDVIPSVKIADEFPFYHTAGKPVFILAEEEIKTTVELILKIDDELQHRKTGRVKAIKMYVYLLLLNAKRSYERQQLTIGLEVSGAESLLSRFKKLVSIHYLTKRQVCNYSDMLAVSPNHLNRTIKRLTGMTASDHIKEMLVQEAKALLKYTDSSVAQIAYQMNFSDPGSFNRFFKSATRQTPHNYRSKQD